The following are encoded together in the Anopheles nili chromosome 3, idAnoNiliSN_F5_01, whole genome shotgun sequence genome:
- the LOC128724004 gene encoding G1/S-specific cyclin-E, with translation MDNSNGSANTGTGKASASQVEPNPDPERQNRKRKNVSAECSGEVETGVPTAKRRDVRRRRKPPSTVVPTSASSNLPSSSAILGTSVELPPGAAPAPGLSMPSISSSEKSSLGSSNSKTDVCGFTSDTQGSSECFTEVIEFDYNLDSPVMINSNVLSPPSDATLGDVKENREFLGKRNLLRHREDGTKKVNSCYLTPSYKQQNCPLPEFSWVKRQEMWSMMCRKDDLAWLDREPSMFDNHPGLQPRMRSILLDWLNEVCEVYKLHRETFYLAMDYVDRYLSRRKEMKKTHLQLLGITALFIAAKVEEIYPPKIGEFAYVTDGACTAEDILQEELLVLCDLDWNVNPVTAIGWLGLYMQTNVSHRDMNMSQVRHSRTESVGNSPYSNQKDKRLKVSDENATSPQQALGKKPAASKINDAFMYPQFSGMEYAHTAQLIDLCSLDMGMTNFKYSVIAAAAVSHTFDRKTATRVSGLNWEDIAPCAKWMEPFFQVICEVNATYPLTFLESNESLKFSNGLNHVCPNLVADNSHIIQTHTTSLEMLDLVSIKIEEMESSMRMGLLEASPAPGGIEPEGGMLTPPASNRKSLEAVGGVITTVSSLASESITAELS, from the exons GAAGTGGAAACTGGCGTTCCAACAGCCAAGCGGCGCGATGTGCGACGGCGACGGAAACCGCCATCGACCGTCGTTCCAACGTCAGCTTCATCTAACCTGCCATCTTCATCCGCTATCCTGGGGACGTCCGTGGAATTGCCGCCGGGAGCCGCACCCGCGCCTGGCCTGTCCATGCCGAGCATTTCGAGCTCGGAAAAAAGCTCCTtgggcagcagcaacagcaaaaccgACGTTTGCGGTTTCACCTCCGACACGCAGGGCTCCTCCGAGTGCTTCACGGAAGTGATCGAGTTCGACTACAACCTCGACAGCCCTGTCATGATCAACTCGAACGTGTTAAGTCCACCCTCGGATGCTACCCTTGGAGATGTCAAAGAAAACCGCGAATTTCTGGGGAAGAGGAATTTGTTGAGGCATCGGGAGGATGGCACCAAAAAAGTAAATTCCTGCTATCTGACCCCTTCGTACAAACAGCAAAATTGCCCGCTTCCAGAGTTTTCGTGGGTCAAGCGTCAGGAGATGTGGAGCATGATGTGCCGAAAGGACGATCTTGCTTGGCTTGACCGGGAACCAAGCATGTTCGACAACCATCCAG GTCTGCAACCCCGAATGCGCTCGATTCTGCTCGACTGGCTGAACGAGGTGTGCGAAGTGTACAAACTGCACCGAGAGACGTTCTACCTTGCGATGGACTACGTCGATCGGTATCTGAGCCGTAGGAAGGAGATGAAAAAGACGCACCTCCAGCTTCTCGGTATCACTGCGCTGTTCATCGCGGCGAAG GTGGAAGAGATATATCCTCCCAAAATAGGAGAATTCGCATACGTCACCGACGGTGCATGCACCGCAGAGGATATCTTGCAAGAAGAGCTGCTAGTGCTTTGCGACCTCGATTGGAATGTCAACCCGGTAACGGCTATCGGGTGGCTGGGGTTGTACATGCAGACAAACGTTAGCCACCGAGACATGAACATGAGTCAGGTGCGACACTCACGGACAGAAAGTGTCGGCAACTCACCGTACTCCAATCAGAAAGACAAGCGGTTGAAGGTTAGCGATGAAAATGCGACAAGTCCGCAGCAGGCGTTGGGAAAGAAGCCCGCCGCTTCTAAGATTAATGATGCGTTCATGTATCCGCAATTCTCCGGCATGGAGTACGCACACACGGCCCAGCTGATCGACCTCTGTTCGCTGGACATGGGAATGACGAATTTTAAGTATTCTGTGATTGCGGCTGCCGCCGTCAGCCATACGTTCGATCG AAAAACCGCGACGCGTGTATCGGGGCTGAACTGGGAAGATATTGCGCCCTGCGCCAAGTGGATGGAACCGTTCTTCCAAGTGATCTGCGAAGTGAACGCTACCTACCCGCTAACATTCCTGGAATCGAATGAATCCCTCAAGTTCAGCAACGGATTGAACCACGTCTGTCCTAACCTAGTCGCTGATAACTCCCACATCATCCAGACGCACACCACCTCGCTGGAAATGCTC GATTTGGTAAGCATAAAAATAGAAGAGATGGAATCGTCGATGCGTATGGGGCTACTGGAAGCTTCGCCAGCACCAGGCGGCATCGAGCCAGAGGGTGGCATGTTAACGCCACCAGCATCAAACCGAAAATCGTTGGAAGCAGTAGGAGGTGTTATCACTACCGTTTCATCATTAGCCTCAGAATCAATCACTGCAGAGCTTTCCTAG